The Acidimicrobiales bacterium genome has a window encoding:
- the galU gene encoding UTP--glucose-1-phosphate uridylyltransferase GalU, with the protein MTSAVRKAVIPAAGLGTRFLPVTKSLPKEMLPIVDKPSIQYVVEEAAAAGLEDVLLITSRGKASLADYFDRAPELEEHLAATGKHKELEGIQHIAEMARVHYVRQQEPKGLGHAVGVAREHVGDEPFAVLLGDDIMHERAGVLTGMLEAFERHDGSVVALKTVEPAEISSYGSCRVDQVEPRLVRLLEVIEKPKPEEAPSDLALMGRYVFTPEIFGAIERVKPGKGGELQLTDAIGLLMEEQPVYGYVFSWGRYDAGNRLDYLRANLELALERPDLAPGLRRLIADLAARQGEG; encoded by the coding sequence ATGACCTCTGCGGTCCGCAAGGCAGTCATCCCCGCCGCCGGCCTGGGGACTCGGTTCCTCCCGGTAACCAAGTCGCTCCCCAAGGAGATGCTGCCCATCGTCGACAAGCCCTCGATCCAGTACGTCGTCGAGGAGGCGGCCGCCGCCGGCCTCGAGGACGTCCTGCTGATCACCTCCCGGGGGAAGGCGAGCCTGGCCGACTACTTCGACCGGGCCCCCGAGCTGGAGGAGCACCTGGCCGCGACCGGAAAGCACAAGGAGCTCGAAGGGATCCAGCACATCGCCGAGATGGCGCGGGTCCATTACGTCCGCCAGCAGGAGCCGAAGGGGCTGGGCCACGCCGTCGGAGTGGCCCGCGAGCACGTGGGCGACGAGCCCTTCGCCGTGCTGCTCGGCGACGACATCATGCACGAGCGGGCGGGGGTCCTGACAGGGATGCTGGAGGCATTCGAGCGCCACGACGGATCGGTGGTGGCCCTCAAGACCGTCGAGCCGGCTGAGATCTCCTCCTACGGCTCCTGTCGGGTGGACCAGGTGGAGCCGAGGCTCGTGCGGCTCCTGGAGGTGATCGAGAAGCCGAAGCCCGAGGAGGCTCCCTCGGACCTGGCCCTCATGGGCCGCTACGTGTTCACCCCGGAGATCTTCGGCGCCATCGAGCGGGTCAAGCCCGGCAAGGGCGGGGAGCTCCAGCTCACCGACGCCATCGGCCTGCTCATGGAGGAGCAGCCCGTCTACGGGTACGTCTTCAGCTGGGGTCGCTACGACGCCGGCAACCGGCTGGACTACTTGCGGGCGAACCTGGAGCTCGCACTGGAGCGCCCCGACCTGGCGCCCGGCCTGCGCCGCCTCATCGCGGACCTGGCCGCCCGGCAGGGCGAGGGCTGA
- a CDS encoding FmdB family zinc ribbon protein yields MPTYEYACKSCGEHQEVVQSFKDDPLTKCPACGGRLRKVFGSIGIAFKGSGFYRNDSRPASSSEKASPDKGSSDKASSDKGSSDKATSDKGTSDKASSDKGGAEKGSGSAPSSDKGGSSGSKGDSKPATSSAS; encoded by the coding sequence ATGCCCACGTACGAATACGCCTGCAAGTCCTGCGGTGAGCACCAGGAGGTCGTCCAGTCGTTCAAGGACGACCCCCTGACGAAGTGCCCGGCGTGCGGCGGGCGCCTGCGCAAGGTGTTCGGGTCCATCGGCATCGCGTTCAAGGGCAGCGGCTTCTACCGCAACGACAGCCGCCCGGCGTCGTCTTCGGAGAAGGCGTCACCCGACAAGGGCTCGTCCGACAAGGCCTCCTCCGACAAGGGCTCCTCGGACAAGGCGACGTCCGACAAGGGCACGTCCGACAAGGCCTCCTCGGACAAGGGAGGAGCGGAGAAGGGCTCCGGCTCCGCCCCCTCGTCCGACAAGGGCGGGTCGAGCGGTTCGAAGGGCGACTCGAAGCCGGCGACGAGCAGCGCGTCGTAG